One Vicia villosa cultivar HV-30 ecotype Madison, WI unplaced genomic scaffold, Vvil1.0 ctg.002988F_1_1, whole genome shotgun sequence genomic window carries:
- the LOC131640173 gene encoding annexin-like protein RJ4 isoform X2, with the protein MATLVSIKSSPLEDAEALQKAFKGWGTDEKSVITILGHRSVYQRQQIRKAYEEKYQEDLLKRLESEISGDFERAVYRWMLEPADRDAVLAHVAIKDGSKGYHVIIEVVSVLSPEEVLALRRAYHNRYKHSLEEDVAAHTTGHLRQLLVGLVSSFRYGGDEINPKLAKTEADILHESIKEKKGNYEEAIRILTTRSKTQLLATFNRYKDDHGTSITKKLLDNASDDFHKALHTTIRCISDHKKYYEKVLRGALKRIGTDEDGLTRVVVTRAEKDLKDIKEVYYKRNSVHLEDAIAKEISGDYKKFILTLLGK; encoded by the exons ATGGCTACACTTGTTTCAATAAAATCATCTCCTCTTGAAGATGCTGAGGCTCTACAAAAAGCTTTTAAAG GATGGGGTACTGATGAGAAGAGTGTGATAACAATATTGGGCCATAGAAGTGTTTATCAAAGACAACAAATCAGAAAAGCTTATGAAGAAAAATACCAAGAGGATCTCCTCAAACGCCTCGAATCCGAAATCTCTGGTGACTTCGAG AGAGCTGTGTACCGTTGGATGCTGGAACCGGCCGACCGCGATGCTGTTTTGGCCCATGTTGCTATCAAGGATGGAAGCAAAGGTTACCATGTTATCATTGAAGTTGTTAGTGTTCTTTCACCTGAAGAAGTTTTGGCGTTGAGACGCGCTTATCATAATCGTTACAAGCATTCTTTGGAGGAAGATGTAGCTGCTCATACCACTGGCCATCTCCGCCAG CTATTGGTTGGACTGGTGAGCTCATTTAGGTATGGCGGGGATGAGATCAATCCAAAATTGGCGAAAACCGAAGCTGATATTCTTCATGAATCAATCAAGGAGAAAAAAGGTAACTATGAAGAAGCCATAAGAATCCTTACTACAAGGAGCAAGACTCAGCTTTTGGCAACTTTCAATCGTTACAAAGATGACCATGGCACTTCCAtaaccaag AAACTTTTGGACAATGCATCTGATGACTTTCACAAAGCATTACACACCACTATTCGATGCATCAGCGATCATAAGAAGTACTATGAAAAG GTTTTGCGTGGCGCGCTGAAAAGGATTGGAACGGACGAGGATGGACTGACCCGTGTTGTGGTAACTCGAGCTGAGAAGGATTTGAAGGACATCAAAGAGGTGTATTATAAGAGAAACAGTGTTCATCTTGAAGATGCAATTGCTAAGGAAATTTCAGGGGACTATAAGAAGTTCATTCTTACCTTGTTGGGGAAGTAA
- the LOC131640173 gene encoding annexin-like protein RJ4 isoform X1 produces MATRIAPTNHSPLADAEALHKAFKGWGTDEKSVITILGHRSVYQRQQIRKAYEEKYQEDLLKRLESEISGDFERAVYRWMLEPADRDAVLAHVAIKDGSKGYHVIIEVVSVLSPEEVLALRRAYHNRYKHSLEEDVAAHTTGHLRQLLVGLVSSFRYGGDEINPKLAKTEADILHESIKEKKGNYEEAIRILTTRSKTQLLATFNRYKDDHGTSITKKLLDNASDDFHKALHTTIRCISDHKKYYEKVLRGALKRIGTDEDGLTRVVVTRAEKDLKDIKEVYYKRNSVHLEDAIAKEISGDYKKFILTLLGK; encoded by the exons atgGCTACTCGTATTGCTCCCACCAACCATTCTCCCCTTGCAGATGCAGAAGCTCTTCATAAAGCTTTCAAAG GATGGGGTACTGATGAGAAGAGTGTGATAACAATATTGGGCCATAGAAGTGTTTATCAAAGACAACAAATCAGAAAAGCTTATGAAGAAAAATACCAAGAGGATCTCCTCAAACGCCTCGAATCCGAAATCTCTGGTGACTTCGAG AGAGCTGTGTACCGTTGGATGCTGGAACCGGCCGACCGCGATGCTGTTTTGGCCCATGTTGCTATCAAGGATGGAAGCAAAGGTTACCATGTTATCATTGAAGTTGTTAGTGTTCTTTCACCTGAAGAAGTTTTGGCGTTGAGACGCGCTTATCATAATCGTTACAAGCATTCTTTGGAGGAAGATGTAGCTGCTCATACCACTGGCCATCTCCGCCAG CTATTGGTTGGACTGGTGAGCTCATTTAGGTATGGCGGGGATGAGATCAATCCAAAATTGGCGAAAACCGAAGCTGATATTCTTCATGAATCAATCAAGGAGAAAAAAGGTAACTATGAAGAAGCCATAAGAATCCTTACTACAAGGAGCAAGACTCAGCTTTTGGCAACTTTCAATCGTTACAAAGATGACCATGGCACTTCCAtaaccaag AAACTTTTGGACAATGCATCTGATGACTTTCACAAAGCATTACACACCACTATTCGATGCATCAGCGATCATAAGAAGTACTATGAAAAG GTTTTGCGTGGCGCGCTGAAAAGGATTGGAACGGACGAGGATGGACTGACCCGTGTTGTGGTAACTCGAGCTGAGAAGGATTTGAAGGACATCAAAGAGGTGTATTATAAGAGAAACAGTGTTCATCTTGAAGATGCAATTGCTAAGGAAATTTCAGGGGACTATAAGAAGTTCATTCTTACCTTGTTGGGGAAGTAA